In Flavobacterium sp. WV_118_3, one DNA window encodes the following:
- a CDS encoding gamma carbonic anhydrase family protein, with product MVIKEVRGKYPQIPEDCYVAENATIVGDVSFGASCSVWFNAVVRGDVHYIKVGDKVNIQDGAVIHCTYQKHPTIIGNNVSIGHNAIVHGCTIEDNVLIGMGAIVMDNCVIKSNSIIAAGSVVTQNTVVESGVIYAGIPAKKVKDINASDFAGEIERISNNYVMYSSWFKE from the coding sequence ATGGTTATAAAAGAAGTTAGAGGAAAGTATCCTCAAATCCCAGAGGATTGTTATGTGGCCGAAAATGCCACTATTGTCGGTGATGTGTCCTTTGGTGCCTCATGTAGTGTTTGGTTCAATGCTGTCGTGCGGGGTGATGTGCATTATATAAAAGTAGGCGATAAGGTAAACATCCAGGACGGTGCGGTGATTCATTGTACGTATCAGAAGCATCCAACAATAATTGGAAATAACGTTTCCATCGGACATAATGCGATTGTACACGGTTGTACGATCGAAGATAATGTACTCATTGGAATGGGAGCGATAGTAATGGATAATTGCGTGATCAAGAGTAATTCGATTATTGCTGCGGGTTCGGTGGTCACACAGAACACTGTAGTGGAATCCGGGGTGATTTACGCCGGTATTCCGGCTAAAAAGGTAAAAGATATCAACGCGTCGGATTTCGCCGGGGAAATCGAGCGTATTTCAAATAATTACGTAATGTATTCCAGTTGGTTTAAAGAATAA
- the murI gene encoding glutamate racemase → MSSKNPIGLFDSGVGGISIWKEVHQLLPHENTIYLADSKNAPYGQKTKEDIIRLSCKNVDYLIERGCKMVIVACNTATTNAIKELRARYDIPFIGIEPAIKPAANQTKTETIGILATKGTLNSELFHKTIANYQHLNIIEQVGYNLVQLIENGDLESEEIKELLKTYLDPMVAANMDYLVLGCTHYPFLIPQIKEIIPDHIKIIDSGEAVAKQTKNILEQNGLLNTSHEATKHLFYTNSKADVLKKLLGTPFSDSVSVIDF, encoded by the coding sequence ATGAGTAGTAAAAACCCCATAGGCTTATTCGACTCCGGTGTTGGAGGCATTTCCATCTGGAAAGAGGTACATCAACTCCTCCCTCATGAAAACACCATCTATTTAGCCGATAGTAAAAACGCCCCATATGGTCAAAAGACCAAAGAAGACATTATCCGTTTAAGTTGTAAAAACGTTGACTATTTAATCGAACGCGGTTGTAAAATGGTAATCGTTGCCTGTAATACCGCAACAACGAATGCGATAAAAGAACTACGTGCCCGCTATGACATTCCTTTTATTGGTATCGAACCGGCGATTAAACCGGCTGCCAATCAGACCAAGACCGAAACCATTGGAATCCTGGCTACAAAAGGAACACTAAACAGCGAGTTATTCCACAAAACCATAGCGAACTACCAGCACCTCAATATCATTGAACAGGTGGGCTATAATCTGGTTCAGCTAATCGAAAACGGCGATCTTGAATCAGAAGAGATTAAAGAGTTGCTAAAAACCTATCTCGATCCGATGGTAGCCGCCAATATGGATTATCTGGTTTTGGGTTGCACGCACTACCCTTTTCTGATTCCACAGATTAAAGAAATCATTCCGGATCACATTAAAATTATCGACTCCGGTGAAGCCGTTGCGAAACAAACCAAAAACATACTGGAACAAAACGGACTGTTAAACACTTCACACGAAGCAACTAAACATTTATTCTACACCAATTCGAAAGCGGATGTTCTCAAAAAACTATTGGGTACTCCTTTTTCCGACAGTGTTTCCGTAATCGATTTTTAA
- a CDS encoding OmpH family outer membrane protein gives MKQLKTLLIAAALFIGASQTISAQAKIAHINVSELMTSYPDMKTAQAQVKKIGETYDAQYKTMVSEYQTKLKKYEGEAATVTEAINETRSKEMQDMGQRIQQYRENAGKELQQKELDLVKPIMEKARTAIQKVAKAKGYQYVLDSTDGSGVILADGPDLLGDVKKELGFK, from the coding sequence ATGAAACAGTTAAAAACTTTACTTATCGCTGCTGCACTTTTCATTGGTGCTAGTCAAACTATTTCTGCACAGGCAAAAATAGCACACATCAACGTAAGTGAACTGATGACAAGCTACCCGGACATGAAAACCGCACAGGCTCAAGTAAAAAAAATTGGTGAGACATACGATGCACAATATAAAACCATGGTTAGTGAGTATCAAACCAAATTGAAAAAATACGAGGGAGAAGCAGCCACTGTAACTGAAGCGATCAACGAAACACGTTCTAAAGAAATGCAGGATATGGGTCAGCGAATCCAACAGTACAGAGAGAATGCTGGAAAAGAATTACAACAAAAAGAATTGGATCTTGTAAAACCAATCATGGAAAAAGCAAGAACGGCTATCCAAAAAGTAGCGAAAGCAAAAGGATACCAGTATGTATTAGATTCAACTGACGGAAGTGGTGTAATATTGGCCGACGGTCCGGATTTATTAGGTGACGTTAAAAAAGAATTAGGATTTAAATAA